The sequence below is a genomic window from Uranotaenia lowii strain MFRU-FL chromosome 2, ASM2978415v1, whole genome shotgun sequence.
GTTAGAAAGAAAAAGAGATCCAAAAAACCTCAAGACGAAATTTATGAATGTGACTTTTGCGACAGTCGCTTTAGATCAGTCAACTCTTTGAGGATCCATAAAATTGGTCATTTTACCGAACCGACAGATGTTCAGTCCAAGAAGACATTTGTATGCTCAATCTGTGAAAGGCAATTCTCCCACCAACAAACTCTGGCAGATCACGAGCGGGTTCACCAAAACGATAATCGTTACGATTGCCAGTCGTGTGGCGCTAAGTACACGTCTAAAAGTGGATTACGAAACCATCTGAACAAAAACCTAAGCTGTGATGAGGCTTTCCAGGAAGCAAAGCTTAGACAGAAGAAGCACGAGGAAGAGCTCAAGGAACATGGCTGTGAGATCTGTGGTAAAAAGTATCGACATCGGAAATCACTTCTGGAGCATAGAAGTTTGCATTTTAGGAATAGGCAGTACAAATGCGAAAGGTGTGGTGCGATGTTTGAGACGTCGGGTGGCTGGAAGAAACACGTGGCCAATGGAAGGTGCGAGCTGAGTAAAAGTAAACTAAGAGATGATCGGGGTAAGGTTAATGAGAAAGATGTTTTTATTCCGGAAGCAAGAATTCAATTTCTGGAACGGATTAAAGAGTTAGAGGGGAAGAAAAGAGTCGGTCGGAAAAGTAGCTGCGATGAAGAAATAAATGACGACGAAAGTGATGATGCAGAAGATAAGACTGAAACCTCTCATGATGATGAAATTCCTAATGAAACACTCAATAGGATGGAACCTGACGATCACAATTTCGAAGATCCACATTTGCAAGATAAAACGTCCTCCGTTATAGTCACATCTCCAAAAAAGAACGAAGTAAGTGCGGATTCAATTGTAGAAAGCGGTAATACCCAAGCACCAACGAATGAACACGAATGTCCGATTTGTCACAAATCATTCAGCCGCAAGTTTGTACTAAATAATCACATGCGGCAGCACACAGGAGAGCGTCCATTTCTATGCGACAGTTGCCCAAAAACATTCACCGATCGCTCATCGTTAAAAATGCACGCTGTCGTTCACACTGGCAGTAAACAATTCGAATGTCCGGAATGTCTATCGAAGTTTGCACGCAGAAACGGTCTTCGCAATCACATGACAGTCCACTACAACCTTCCGTGCGATCAATGTGACCAAATGTTTCCTTCTCGCAAAACCCTCGCCCGTCACCTGATCAAGCATCAAGGTGTGAGACCGTTTATCTGCGAAATTTGTTCCAAAGACTTTTGCACTAAGGCAGATCTACAAGCCCATCAGCGAATTCATGCCAATGAAAAACGCTACATCTGCGCTATCTGCTCAGCTCGTTTTAATTGTCCTTCAACGCTGCGGCGGCATCGAAACGTCCATGCCCCACCCGAAACGCGTCCTGTTTGCGAAACCTGCGGAAAGTCATTCTCCTCAAAGCAAGCGCTTCAAAAGCACGAGAACATTCACCTTGGAGTGAAGCCTTTTCAATGTGAAGTTTGTAGGAAGAGCTTCCGAGTAAAGGAGCATCTTCAAGTCCACCTGTGGTCCCACTTGGGCGAAAAACCATTTAAATGTGATCAGTGTCCGAAAGGCTTTGGTACCCGGGGAGATCTGCGGGTGCACCAGCGAAGGCACAACGGTGAGAAACCTTACGTGTGTGGAGAGTGTGGCGAGGGCTTCGTGGTACCGGCTGGTTTGCATCGGCATCTGCAACGAACTGGACATAGCAATCGCAAACCGGAGGCTATCGTTGTAGCAGACTATACGAGGGCTACTTGAGCAAATTTACTGTCCTTTAGTTAATTTAATCGAAATAggatttaaacaaatttgaagggTGTATTCGTCATCTGAAACACTCCGAAatcatttttctcgattttcctACAAAGAACCCAAAACCCTTGAAGTTTCGAGAACTCCTTCCGTGGATCCGGTGCTTTTTGTGTTATTGTCCAGAGAACTCGAAAAGGAAAAAGTCATTGCGGCAAGTGCTATTCCGGGCATGAAATTCTAAAACATGCTCAGGGGCCCTGGAAAATTAAGTTTACTGGTAAGTACCTTCAACTAATGCCAACCTTCTACCAAACCTATTAGTAAATTAGTAAAATATctttatataaaaatcaataacatGTAATGTACAAGTTTGTCCTTTCTGAGCTTTTAAAAAGGGAACTGTAAGTACCTAGCTTGCTTAAGAGGGTTTAAGATAGTCGACGAGCTCAACGGACGAGAAACGAAGTCGATAGAGAAACTAGAGGTGCCGTTCACGAGCAGCAAGGGTTGTACTCAACCGAGCTATTAGAACAAGCAAAGATAATTTctacagagcgttatgccaaagcgtagatgataacccataaccctcccccccccccccccctctcttctcgtatatttccctagctactcgtgggacTAAACATgaaccaaaacaacaacaacatcaaaaaCAGAAggaatttcgaaacaactgacGTTAGCTCGGACGAAGGAGGAGAAGGTAGAAGAACGCAGACAGAGGTCTTTGTTAAAAGAGGACTCCTTAGGTCTCCTTACTAAGCAAAGTAGTAAAGGAGCTAGGAAAGGAGATTGGCAGGGAGGTTGCCAAGGAAGCGGGGAGAAGCCCGGCCGCAGATGGGTTCACTGAAATTACGGACATCACCctgaccagtggctttgtaaaattttggccaggaagccgcccaaaatccatcttcacatacgtttcgtcatccatgaggatgcttCGTTAGAACAGGTTTCCCAGATATCGAGGCCCGGATGCttgattttatccaaaatctaagCAAAATTCCATAActaatgcatgattttttgagCTTGTTTAATCGAAAGACACACGTAAACAgtttttagaaatgaaaatttgaactgaaTACCGCTGactttttctcttgaattttcatgagaaaagcatggattttgttcagatttgcccggatatattgcccgaaaaattttaaaatccaaagcCCGAACTTTGCGAGGGTTTTGGGTAGAAATTCCTAGATTTGCTCAACCCGTAAACGCCTAGAAAATATTCTGGAAAACTCAGGTATGACGTATGTATatgataattataaattttttgataaacttttttcaactaatGAAAAGAGAAAAGTCAGGGAAAATTTGGATTATTCGAAGTAAAAGTTTTTTAGATGTTATGCTGACAAACCACACCAAATCcgataaataaattgataataaaattttaagcaatTGATAATAAGATTTTTAACAATATATTTGATTTGTGCGCTACGAAGAATTTGAGTATAATGCTTTTGTGCTCTTTGATGACTGTTTGGAGgtttattgcatactcaaaggcgcatTTTGTGTTTGTTTACCGCTTTAAAATGTGGTAAACATACTTCAAATACATAAACAAACAAGTTCATTTTTCTGAGTTAATAGCTCTCattaaaaaagagtacatttcgtaaaatttcacaaaaagaagagtacgcccatttttcgatcggaaaagagtacatgtactcttaaaagagtacgtatggtaaccctattctACATTCTACTTCAACGTCCAGTTTGGTTGCtttcacggaaaataataaaaaggtaaaatttaccgagacagcaaaggtgaatgctcgcaaaagccaaaaaggtaacttcttcctattcgaggtgaaactcacctcacagcgaggtaaaatatacctgaaacgaagaatgaaaaaaggtacaattcaccgagaaaaaatgtgaatccaaaaaaggtaaatttcacctcgtagcgaggtgaagttcacctgaattgagctgaatcaaaaagtataattcacctagaaagaaaagtaaatccatataaggtaaaacttacctcgtagcgaggtgaagttgacctggattgagctaaataAAATggtacaaatcatctcgaaaaaaagtaactatttgacgaatccgtttattgaggttaagctgttttgcggTTGAGGAACAAGTTCTGCTTCGtgcacaatatgtgaaaatcggaacaaaatggtacactcagaaataaataaaatatcaaacagttatattttaggtattttcacatatctccctctttacgcacacggatatttctcatggtgtaattactgggatatttctcactgggaaatatttctgcgattaaaatttatgcattgagaaatgttatggaacgacatctggtggtcagaaataaaagtttgagccgtaacgtaaaggcaaacgcttaaagcagaaataaacagaaaaaccaaacgaaaatcgtttgattttcgtcCATGTTCTATGGTCAATGTGCATAATTGACCATAGCATAAAAACATGTGCATTTCGCTGGTAATATTACATGCTGCAATTGAGTCCATCCTTTTTAAATACGATTcagataaatatttaaagagaatggaatctgcatgcagtcaagttgaaaggcatttagcaactgaagaatctagcatgtgctcatacccgtttagttgggactcaaacgcacaaagcgtttgtttgaacaaaataatatataatttctcggttattaaattttatgcattggatcattacacaccaagaaattattcggatgcataaatttaaatatctgaaatagttattttttaatatttctggatattaatgtCAGAGAAATATCggagttattgaaatataataattttcatatttttttcatttctgagtgtaagtgttttcttagatttcatttagttgtgctggttctcttcataatactttgcttttgtttcagatcggcccacagagcttcgtgttgtattcccgtcagccttcagatattattccggacaagccggacctgacaagcttggcgaacaaaggacttgcctcaacaatttttaaagaacacggtgatatatttcaaaaataaatattaggtaactccctatttatttcaaataaataccaattttttcatgaattgtgttttttttttaattacttattattgaagaaaccaatcagacaaacaagcatttaccttttatatcagtgaatgggaaaacggtattatttactattttgctaggtgaatgagaaaatggtaaaatctacctttttgctaggtgaattgaaaaaaggaaaaatttacctttttgctaggtgaatgaaaaaaaggtaaaatttacctcgaaagaggggtggaaaaaattcacctcgcaaaaaggtaaattttacctttttttttattttccgtgttggTTTTAATCGAGgaattttggaacaaaacgaaccgtagtgaaattttcagcactgatagaggaaacatttccgaacaaagtactttcaaaacattccagatccgacaactaggagcgctatggtataataaacagtgcgtccagatttaagaagATCCATGCTTTAAGGCCCATATTTGATAAACAATTTACACAACTTGAGAGGAAAATAAGCAAATATTGAcatagattttgtttttgtacACCTCTTGAGGAGAGATTAAATTCGTTTTTCTTCATGAAGCATTCGTGGCGAAGCCAGCGAGTCTAGAAGACGTCGAATGATTTGACGTCCTCTATGCGCAATGTTTTCGTCAAGGGcgaatgatgattgtttgatCACTAATGAGGGGGGAAAAACTAGATATGCGCCGTTCGATTCTAAAAAGCGTCGTTTCCAAAGAAAACTGACTTTCTATGTTAAGGAGCTAAATCGTTGGTGACTAGGATCGGGGGAAAGTATCATTCTGATCGAAGATCAGCAACCTTGGGGAGATCTATACGGTGGACGCCTTCCAAATGGTGACAGAGTTCGCGATGTGTGCATATCAAAAGAAGCGGACAGGATTTCGTCACTCTGCCATAGTGACGATTGATGTTAAGAATACCTTCAACAGCGCCAGCTGGGAAGCGTTTCACAGGATAcgtgttcccaataccctctgcaggataaCAGTAAGCTTTTTCAAACATCGAGTCTATCGAGACGATATCATGCTCAAAAGAGTtatgccgcacatggagattactgttggaggacaCACGTCATCTTCGAAACATCAGCTGAAATATATCGGCGTAATGGTagacaatcgcttaagttttggtgtgCATGTCAAATCCTGTTGCCTCGAAAGTCATCGGTTCATTGtcctgccatggtccaaagggTAACAAGAGACGTCCTCTTGCGAGCGTATCACTGTTGGAACTatgatacggaggagcggcctgaaGCTCTTCCATAGAGGTTGAGCGCAACAGATCTAAATTACGcagcacacatcggctgatagccatgcgagttttcTGTGCATacatacaggaccatatcagcagatgtaGCTTTTGCCATCGCGAATATGAGACTCCCATCGACATAAATCTGGCGGAGGATAAGGAGTGTTacgaagcaagagctgttagatgAGCGCGTAAAGCTCAACAAGCTGCGTCAAtactcaagtggcaggagcaatggtaTAGGTTAATCCTGCGACTTTCAGACTGGATATCGGAGGTAtagagaggtcaacttctacgtGACGCGGTTCCTTTCAAGTCATTGATGGTTGAAGCAaaaccttcatcggtttaagcttatcagctcgccatATTTCCCGGAATGCGTGATACGGAAAATTCGGCGGGCGTGCTATATTCGatgaaatctcgcaaatcatgcacGATCTAATAAATacgaatcaggaaagatgatgaacggagaaagagagatagtcaaccaaacttGACAAGCTAAAGTAatgtcttgggcctcgtatgataCTGTGATATCGATCGAAGTAATCGAGTTACAGGAAAACTATTGAAGTTAGTTGTCAAATGAtaccgatattcaaaattcaacaatctAACACAATCTGTTTGTTTTTCGTGCGGAAAAAAGGTCACATGCAAGGCTCAGAAGGATGCCCTGCTTTAGGCTCTAGATGTTTCAAATGTGGAGGATCCGATCATTGGGCTAAACAATGTCGGAAGCGAGCAAATACGGTACAGCGACAGAGTGGACCTATTAAGCGTATAAGAATGGTCAGTGGCGCAGAACAAGAACATAATGACGATTACATATTCTATGCTATGGGAAAGAAcacgtttttgttcaaaatcggTGGTGTAGGAGTACCTATGGTCATAGATTCCGGAGCAGCGGCTAATATTATTTCTGAGGAGGGTCCGATTCGGCGAGTGTGCTGCTCGCTttggaaaatccaaaaaatcgcCACCCTTGGATTCAACACATTCAACTCGCAGCTCCTGACTACTTTACGTTCTGCTGGATCCCAGGCCATTCTGGAATCCATGGAAACATCGAAGCGGACAGACTAGCAGCCTTAGGTCGCAACAAAACCCAGTATGAAGTTGGAATACCTAAATCAGATCTTTCACGTTGGGTGAAATCCAAAATATGGGACGCATGGCTAACGGAATGGAGATCGCAAAGAAATCTAAACCTGGCAAAAATAAAAGGGGAACCTAACAAATGGGATGACCGGGCAAATAGGAGCGAACAAATACTACTATCAAGACTTCGGGTGGGGCACACTAGGTACACTCATCGACACTGTATTTCCGGGGGACCAGTAAGGATATGTGATTTATGCGATGCGAGGTTAACGGTAAAACACGTACTGATGGAATGTCCACAATATGCAGGCCCTAGAAATGCATACCAAATAGATGGATCAATCCGGAACGCACTCTCGAACGATGcagtagaagaagaaaaaatgttgtGTTTCCTGAAAGAATCGTATATATTtaacgaattgtaaaaaaaaacctttttcctaGAGAcaaaccagccaaaggctgaaagtctctctaataaagacaaaaaaaaatatttctgaggACATTTGGAATGAAATGAAACGACTCAAGGCATAAGTTGGGAACTGTACGACTCACCTAAATAGAACATTCACGGGGTACGCATCCAATAAACCCATGGCAATACTTGGCAGTTTCGAGGCAAAAATTGAAGGAGGAAACAGACAAACTGAAGCTAAATTTTATGTAGCTAAGCACGGTCAACAATGTTTATTGGGTGATCAAACTTCCAAAATTCTCGAAGTTCTCAAAGGGTTTGACATCGGAAAAATATCGGAGTCTTCATGCGAATTTCCGAAGCTCAGAGATATTGTGGTAGAAATTCCCATcgacaaaaatgtacaacctgTTCAGCAGGCATATCGGAGAACACCTTAATGCATTAGAAGAAAAAGTTGATGCAAAATTAAGGGCTTTGCAAGATCAAGGTATAATCGAATGAGTTTCTGGATATTCACCTTGGGTgtctccaatgtatagaaagaTTCTGGTGACATACGTCTTTGTATAGATATGCGTCGTGCAAATCAAGCTGTTCTCCGAGAGAGTCATTCTTTACCGTTAGTTGATGAATTGTTGGGTTCCGTGAATGGAGCGAAAATATTCTCCAAGGTGGACATTAAAGATCTCCGAAAGATCTCGACCAATAACTACATTCATCACAAAGAATGGACTCTTCAGGTAAACAAAGAGAATAAATATATACATATTgtaaaacattgaaataaaatttagtttaataTGTAAATTACActccagagttttttttttcaattaaaaagaattgtttatTATAGATACAAGAGACTTATGTTTGGCATTTGTTGCGCAcccgaaattttccaaaaaacaatGGATACAATGTTGGCAGGGTTGAAAGGCGTGATCGTTTATCTTGATGATGTGGTTGTGTACGGACCATCTAAAGCAATACACGATCAGAGACTTGAAGCACTTTTGAAACGACTAAATGAACACGATGTGTTACTCAATCAGAAGAAATGTTTATTTGGAGTAACAGAATTAGAGTTTTTGGGACACATATTGAGTATCAACAAAGGAAAAATTCAGAGAACCGAAGAATGTAGCAGAGCTAAGAAGTTTTCTGGGACGATTTATTCCGAACCTGGCAGCTAAAACGGATCCTTTGAGAATTCTTCTTCGATCGGGTAACTCTTTTCATTGGAAAGATGCTCAAAACCAGGCTTTTATTGGAATTAGGCAGGCCATTTGCGATATCCAGGTCCAAGGGTTTTTCGATCGGCAAGACAAAACTAAGTTGATCGTCGATGCAAGTCCGGAGGGTTCAGGTGCAGTATTACTTCAAGAGAATTCGCAAGGAGAAAACAGAATAATTTCATTCgccagtaaatcactttctgaATTGGaaaggaaatattttcaaaccgaACGTGAAGCGTTGGCAATCGTGTGGGGGgttgaaatgttttatttataccTTTTGGGCACTAAATTCACCCTGATCACGGATTGTAAAGctttaaaattcctttttaGTCCCAGATCTCGTCCTTGCCCAAGGATCGAACGATGGGTACTACGACTTCAATCGTTTACGTATGAGATCGTTTATCAACCTGGAGCTTCAAATTTGGCGGACTCATTATCAATACTTTCCGTTTCTAATGACAAGATGTTTGATCAGACTACAGATAAATTCATAAGGTTTTTGATGGATAATTCAATACCAAAGGCGGTAACAATATCAGAAATTGAGGAAGAGCTGAAAAACgatgaaattttacttgaaCTTAAATCGTCATTCATGACAGGGAATTGGTCTGATCGATTAAAACCATACAGTCCTTTCAAGTCGGAAATCCATGCTTTCAACGATATTTTATTGCGAGGTTTAGTTATTCCTCGAAGACTTCAAGAGAAAATACTGGTGTGCGCTCATGATGGTCATCCGGGAATGAGTTTAATGAACCGGAGACTTCGTCAAAAAGTTTGGTGGCCTAATATGGATGCACAGGTCGAAAATTTTGTACGAAAATGCCAGTCATGTACCCTAGTATCCGCAGTGGGACCACCTGAGTCAATGTTGCGCTCCAAAATGCCAGAAAGGTCGTGGGCAGAAGTTGCTATTGATTTTTTGGGACCGCTGCCGTCAGGTCATTATCTTCTTGTTATCATTGATAATTATAGCCGATTTACTGAAGTTATTGTTATGAAACAAATCACGACTCAATTAACTATTAAATCCCTTTTCGAAACGTTCACAAGATTTGGTTTTCTGGAGTCATTGAGATCAGACAACGGGCCGCAGTTCACCAGTGAATGTTTCAAGCATTTTTGTGACGAGTTCGGAATATCTCATCAACGAACAACACCGTATTGACCACAAGCAAATGGTGAGGTTGAGCGTATGAATAGTTCCATTTTGAAACGTTTACGAATCAGCCAACAAGAAACCTCTAGTGACTGGAAATgggatttgagaaattttctgtTGATGTACAACTCTACTCCCCATTCAGTTACAGGAATCGCGACGTCAACGCTCATGTTTGGAAGAGTAATGAGGGATAAAATTCCAAGTTCGGAGGAACTGTTTTCAAGAGGAATCTTATGGGAGGAAACCAGAGATGGGACTGGAAAAAGAAGTTAGAGGCAAGTCAAGTTTTAAACAACAAAAGGCATGCAAGGCAGATCGATTTAAAAGAAGGTGATGTAGTGGTGGCGAAACGGATAATCAAGGACAACAAACTATGTACTAATTTTGGACCCGAAAAATTCAAGATCGTATCAAGAACTGGAGCGACCGTTGATTTTAGATCGTTGGAAACGGGAAAAACATACCAGAGGAATGTTTCACATCTGAAACTCATTGATCAAGGGTGCAACGAATCAAACAATGACTCTCAgatgaaaaatggtggggatcAATCGGAATCTCAGATAGGGAATAAGGAGATAGCACTGGAAGTCAACCTGGACGACGTTAATGAAGGTGATTGCGTAGATTGCTAAACGACCGGAATATCTAAAAAACTATGTTTCCAATGTAAGAAAATCTTTGTGTAAGTAAGGGGGAATGTGATATCGATCGAAGTAATCGAGTTACAGGAAAACTATTGAAGTTAGTTGTTTGAGCGACAGGACACGAGGAAGATCGAAATATCACTTTGTGTGAACAACTttataaactttctttaaattccGAAAACCTGTTTAGTACCGATCTAATAGATACCACAATTCataagcaacgcgatcttaaggcgcggtataaccctattTGGACTCAACTGCGAtttttcctgcagcaaaaggaagcggaaaAACCATCCggggtggtcgtgacgggattctagTTTTCTACGGAAATAGATGCTGTGACGGACCCGAGTTACTTTGCGTTACCGAAACGGCACACATCTAAGAGTCTTCTGTACCACTTTGAAGTTGACGaaagagaaaaagaagaagaaggaaaaagaaGATGGAGGAAAAAATGAGAAAGAGGATAAAGCAGAAAGACTAAAAAtgagaaagaagaaaaataaaaagggtgagatgtataagtgcatgtgcACAGCCTTCTCACCAGGGAAGCTGTGGAAATAATACATTACCTTCTCCGCACACTGAACGAAATCGGGCTATAAGGTTTATTgggaattttagtgtttttgcactaaaggaaaatccaatactttttactaATAGACGATCGAAATAAGGTTGATTAATTTTATaggaaattttaatgaattttgaagtgcCCCAAGATAatataatttattattaaaagaaGTAAAATGAATAGTACATAGATTCAATAAAATATGTCGTAGTTCAAtttgttcttaaattttatgttttttttcactagagcgtaaacaaaaaaaaacatcattgagattatttattaaacatttattgttACTGGATTTATCCCGTCTAAAACAGTACATCCATCTCTGGCCTCTGAACTAAAATGTTTATGATTTTCTCACGCTAAATGAAAAGACACAACAGTttagtttaaagttcaaaactgATAAGAGGCCAGCTCTTACGCTTTGACTCCTTTTATT
It includes:
- the LOC129749706 gene encoding zinc finger protein 271-like, translating into MSIPNPIYVTNRNAPSVKTDDQLKLQPIIGTNLIGSSLPHLTLESVVETGRFVQLIQASRVPDPTGSGKIQTLENIQLRQPDVPQVDGKLQLKSSNEVKVEPILTCDKPNSEGVINKKSVLEKEKNSEEKPKPVRKKKRSKKPQDEIYECDFCDSRFRSVNSLRIHKIGHFTEPTDVQSKKTFVCSICERQFSHQQTLADHERVHQNDNRYDCQSCGAKYTSKSGLRNHLNKNLSCDEAFQEAKLRQKKHEEELKEHGCEICGKKYRHRKSLLEHRSLHFRNRQYKCERCGAMFETSGGWKKHVANGRCELSKSKLRDDRGKVNEKDVFIPEARIQFLERIKELEGKKRVGRKSSCDEEINDDESDDAEDKTETSHDDEIPNETLNRMEPDDHNFEDPHLQDKTSSVIVTSPKKNEVSADSIVESGNTQAPTNEHECPICHKSFSRKFVLNNHMRQHTGERPFLCDSCPKTFTDRSSLKMHAVVHTGSKQFECPECLSKFARRNGLRNHMTVHYNLPCDQCDQMFPSRKTLARHLIKHQGVRPFICEICSKDFCTKADLQAHQRIHANEKRYICAICSARFNCPSTLRRHRNVHAPPETRPVCETCGKSFSSKQALQKHENIHLGVKPFQCEVCRKSFRVKEHLQVHLWSHLGEKPFKCDQCPKGFGTRGDLRVHQRRHNGEKPYVCGECGEGFVVPAGLHRHLQRTGHSNRKPEAIVVADYTRAT